GTCGGTGACGTTCTGGACGTAGTGAACCTGCCGCTTGTTGTCGAGCCACACGCGCTGGACGAGGTCGAACGCGTTGTAGGTCGCCGCGTGACCGATGTGGGTCGCGTCGTACGGGGTGATGCCGCAGACGTAGATACGGGCGACGGGACCGGGGTCGAGGGTGATCGTCCCTTGGGTCGCGGAGTCGTGGATCTGGAGGTCGCGGCCCTTGCCAGGAAGGGCGGGGACCTCAGAAGCGGGCCAGGCATGCATGCATCGAGACTAACCGGACTGGTGTTCCGGAAACGAACCGGACCTGCACTGTTGGCTTGATCGACACTCTTGCGATCTGGCCGGTTCCATGCATGTCGCGCCGGCCTGTTCAGACCGGCGGCCAGGGGATCGCGGGCCACTGCCCGGACGGCTTCGGATGGGTCCCCGTGCGCACCAGATGGGCCACACGGGCCCGTACGGCGTCCAACTCGACGGCGGTGATCAGTTCGGCCAGCCGGGTGGCGAGCGGGCCTCCGTCGGCCAGCTGATCGGCCAGGGAGGCCAGCGCGGACCGTGCCTCGTCCGTCAGCGACTCCCCCGCCCACCCCCACAGCAGGGTGCGCAGCTTGTCCTCCGTGTGGAAGGTCACTCCGTGGTCGATGCCGTAGAGCCGCCCGTCGGGGGCGGGCAGCAGGTGGCCGCCCTTGCGGTCGCCGTTGTTGATCACGGCGTCGAGGACGGAGAGCCGGCGCAGCCGGGGGTCGTCGGCGTGGACGAGCAGCGCGGTGCGGCCCTCGCCCACCTCGGCGAAGGCCACCGGCTTCCAGCCCTCCCCCGCCTCCTCGCCCTCGACGAGCGCGAGGAGCTCGGCCTCCGGTGGTTCCCCGGCGTCGATCCAGTGCTGGACCATGCCCTCGCCGTAAGGGCCGTCACGCAGCACGGTCGTCGGCACGAGTCCCCAACCGGTGGCCTCGGAGACCAGGTAGGCGGCGCGCTCGCGTTGGGCGAGGTTGCCGTCGGGGAAGTCCCACAGCGGCCGTTCGCCCTTGATCGGCTTGTAGACGCAGTCGACGCTCTCGCCCTCGTGCGTCATCGTGCAGTACAGGACGGCGTTGGAGGCCTCGGCGATGCGGGCGCGGACGGTCAGCTCACCTCGGGTGAGCAGCTCCTCGATCGGGGTCACGGGGCTCACGCCTGGCGCCGGTAGCCGTTCTGGCGCGGACACACGTGCCCTTCGGGGTCGAGCGGCAGGCTGCACAGCGGGCACGGCGGGCGGCCCGCGTTGACGACGTCCAGGGCGCGTTTGGCGAAGGCCCGCGCCTGGCTGCCGGAAAGGCGGACGCGGAGCATCGGGGGCCCGTTCTCCTCGTCCTGGAGCAGGCGCTCCTCCGCCTCGGCGAGATCCTCTTCCGAGTCCGCGTCGAGTTCGACGAGTGCCTGGGCCTCGACGATCATGCGCTGCTCCTCGCCGTCCCAGGCGAGGGCCATGGTCCCGACGCGGAACTCCTCCTCGACGGGGACGTCGAGCGGTGCGGTGTCGGGCGACTCGGTGGAGGCGACGGCGGGGACGGGGGCGTTGCCGCCGGTGCGCCGCACGACCTCGTCCAGCAGTTCGTCCATCCGCTCGGCCAGGGCCGCGACCTGCGTCTTCTCCAGGGACACGCTCGTGACCCGGGGGCCCGAGGAGGCCTGGAGGAAGAACGTACGACGTCCAGGCAGACCGACCGTGCCGGCCACGAAGCGGTCCGGCGGGTCGTAAAGGAAAACCTGACGGGGCACGTCCAGTCTCCAAGTTTCGGCGGCGGGGGGAGGGGCGGTGCTGTGCGGTTGTGTTGGCCCGTCCACCCTACTGCGCCGTTCGATCAGGCCGCGCCCGCACCGCCCCCCACGACGGCGTTCCCGTCGGCTTCGGGATCCTGCGGGGTTTCGGCGGACGCGCGCGGGATCAGTGACCCGAAGTCGCCGGTGTCGCCGAGCCGGAACACGAAGGGTCGGGTCGTGGTGTAGCGGATCGCGGTGACCGAGCAGGGGTCGACGTGGATCCGCTGGAAGAGGTCGAGGTGCATGCCGAGGGCGTCCGCCACAAGGGACTTGATGATGTCGCCGTGCGAGCACATGAGGAAGACGGCGTCGCCGCCGTGCTCTTCCTCGATCCGCGCGTCCCATTCGCGCACGGCGTCCACGGCGCGGGCCTGCATGGCCCGCATGGACTCGCCGCCGGGGAAGGACGCCGCCGAGGGGTGCTGCTGGACGATCTTCATCAGGGGTTCGTCGGCGAGTTCGGAGAGCTTGCGGCCGGACCAGTCGCCGTAGTGGCACTCGCCGATCCGGTCGTCGGTGTGCTCGGTCAGCTCGGGCCGGGCGGCGAGCAGCGGGGCCAGCGTTTCCCGGCAGCGCTGGAGCGGGCTGCTGACGACGGCCGCGAGGGGCACGCCCGCGAGTCGCCCGGGCAGCGCGGCGGCCTGTTCGGCGCCGCGTTCGTCGAGGGCCACTCCCGGGGTCCATCCGGCGAGCAAGCCTGCGGTGTTGGCGGTGGACCGCCCGTGTCGTACGAGGATCAGCGTGGCCATGCGCCCAGCCTAAGCGGTGCCGCCTGTGTGCGGGCGGGCTGGGCGCAGGGAAGAATGCCCCGGGTGATTGTCGACTGCGCGATGTACCGGGACGGCCGCCGTTCCCAGGCCCCGAAGGACTTCTCGGACGCCCTGGACGAGGCCCGGGCCGGCGGCGACGCCTTCGTCTGGGTCGGCATGCACGAGCCGACGGAGAAGGAATTCGAGCACGTCAGCCAGGAGTTCGGCCTGCATCCCCTGGCGGTGGAGGACGCGCTGGGGGCGCACCAGCGGCCGAAGCTGGAGGTGTACGACGACTCGCTCTTCGTGGTCCTGAAGCCGGTGATGTACGACGAGGCGACGGACACCGTGACCACCGGCGAGTTGATGGTCTTCATCGGTGACTCGTTCGTGGTCACCGTCCGGCACGGCGAGGGCGCCGCGCTGGCCGCCGTCCGACACCGGCTGGAGCACGAGCCGGACGTGCTCAAGCACGGGCCGACGGCCGTGTTGTACGCGGTGTCCGACGCCGTGGTGGACCATTACATCGAGGTGGCGGCCGAGCTCCAGTCCGACCTGGAGGAGCTGGAGGCCGAGGTGTTCGCGCCGAACGTGACGGACACGAAGAACACCGCCGCCCGGATCTACGGCTTCAAGCGGCAGGTGCTGGAGTTCCGTCGGGCGACGAGTCCGCTGCTCCAGCCGATGGACCGCCTCGCCTTCGGCAGCGTGCCGTTCGTGCACGACCACGCCCAGCCCTTCTTCCGTGACGTCGCCGACCACCTGACGAAGGCGAACGAGTACATCGAGGGCCTGGACCGGCTGCTGTCGGACGCGCTGGCGGCGCATCTGGCGCAGATGGGTGTCCGACAGAACGACGACATGCGCAAGATCTCCGCCTGGGCGGCGATGGCGGCCGTCCCGACGATGGTCGCGGGGGTCTACGGCATGAACTTCGACCACATGTGGGAACTCCACCAGCGCTGGGGCTATCCGGTACTGCTGGTGATCATGACGGTGCTGTGTCTGGGCCTGCACCGGATGTTCAAGCGCCGCGGCTGGCTGTAGGCCGTCTCCCGCGGGGCGCCGCCGGGCCGCTCAGGCGAACTCGGGTGCGGTGACGGGTTCGCCGCCCAGCGCGTCGCGCCGTTCGGGCAGGCGCAGGTCGATCATGCGGTGCCAGCCGCTGAAGCGCTCGTACGCGTACATGCCGCGGATGCCGGCGGCGAGCGCGGCGGACTTGGGCGCGGGCCAGCGCAGGATCCGCCCCATGTGCGCCATCACGGCGAGGCTCACGTCGCGGTAGACGCCGATCTCGGCGAGCGCGCTGGTGCGCAGGGTCCGCTGGATGGTCCGGGCGTGGCCCTCGCGGGCGAGCCTCAGGAGTTCCTCGTGGCAGTAGGCGAGGTGGTTGTCCTCGTCGTTGCTGATCATGCGGATGGCATTGCCGATCTCGGGGTGGTCCCCGAAGCACTTGACCAACATCACCATCTGGTCCGCGGCGCGCTGTTCGGTGACCCGGCTGTGCGCGAGGTAGACGACGATGTCCTCCTCGGTCAGCGGTTCGTCGCGGCGCAGCTTGTCGTGGGCGAGCCCGATGCCGCGCCGCTCCAGCAGCATCGTGTAGTCGGTCTCGGGCGGCACGGGAACCGCCGGCAGGCCGCGTTTGCGGAGCAGGGCCCGGAAGATCCGACCGTGCTTGTCCTCGTCGGCGCCGTGGCGGGTGATCTTGGGTGCGAGATCGCGCATGCCGGCCGGCACGAGGGCCGCGATCCGGGCGTTCTCCCAGCCTCCCTGGGACTCCCCGCTGGCGGCGATGGAGCAGAACAGCTGGAAGGAGTCGTCGTGGTCGACGATCTCCTGGAACAGGCTGCGGGCAGAGAGCATGTAACGAGTCAAATGCGGATGGAGCGGACGGGCAACCGATACGTCGCACCGCTCGGCCGAATGAACGAACCGAAGGCGATGCCCGCAGGGCGTAACCCGGGGCCCGCCGATCGCGTTGTTGGCGGTGTCGGCCGTGGCGGGGAAGACCCCCCGAGCCCCCACCACGGCCGCAGAACTTCCGACTCCTCGCCTCAGGCGAGACCCGCCAGTTCCAGCGCCTCGGTGCCGGCGCGCAGGGCGGTGATCCGCTCTTCCAGCGTGAATCCGGCCGGGGCCAGCGTCAGGGTCGTGACCCCGGCCTCCGCGTAGGCCCGCATCCCGTCCGCGATCCGCTCCACGGAGCCCAGCAGGGTGGTCGAGTCGATCAGCGAGTGCGGGACGGCGGCCGCCGCGCCCGCCTTGTCGCCGGCCAGGTACTTCTCCTGGATCTCGGCCGCTTCCTTCTCGTAGCCCATGCGCTGGGCCAACTGGTTGTAGAAGTTCTGCTTGGCGCTGCCCATGCCGCCGACGTACAGCGCGGTGTACGGGCGGAACATGTCCGCGAGCCCGCCCACGTCGGCGCCGATGGCCAGTGGCACGGTCGGACAGACGTCGAAGCCGTCCATCGTCAGGCCCGCCTTCTCGCGGCCCGCGCGGATGTGTCGCAGGGCCGTCTCCTCCAGGTGCTCCGCCGCCGGGAAGATCAGCAGGGCTCCGTCGGCGATCTCGCCCGTCTGCTCCAGGTTCTTCGGACCGATCGCGGCGATGTAGAGCGGGATGTGCTCGCGCTCGGGGTGCACGGTGAGCTTGATCGGCTTGCCGGGGCCGCCGGGCAGCGGGAGGGTCCAGTGCTGCCCTTCGTAGCTCAGCCGCTCGCGGCTCATCGCCTTGCGGACGATCTCCACGTACTCGCGGGTCCGGGCGAGCGGCTTGTCGAACTTCACGCCGTACCAGCCCTCCGAGACCTGCGGTCCGGAGACCCCGAGGCCGAGTCGGAAGCGGCCCTTGGTGAGCGAGTCCAGGGTGGCGGCGGTCATGGCCGTCATGGCGGGCTGGCGGGCCGGGATCTGGAAGATGGCCGAGCCGACGTCGATCCGCTCCGTCTGGGCCGCGACCCAGGCCAGGACCGTGGCCGCGTCCGAGCCGTAGGCCTCGGCCGCCCAGCAGACGTCGTACCCGAGGCGGTCGGCCTCCTGGGCGACGGCGAGGTTGTCGGCGTCCATGCCCGCACCCCAGTAACCGAGATTGATGCCGAGCCGCATGTGTCGTCCCCTTACCGGTTTACCGATCAGTAACGTTGGTCTGCGGGGGACTGTAGCGCGCCACGGTGCCCCGCGTCAGTGCCCCAGTAGTCTCAGCGCTCATGGAGCAGAGGCATCTCGGCCGCACCGGACTGCGCGTCTCCCGGAT
This region of Streptomyces sp. NBC_00513 genomic DNA includes:
- a CDS encoding SCO1664 family protein produces the protein MTPIEELLTRGELTVRARIAEASNAVLYCTMTHEGESVDCVYKPIKGERPLWDFPDGNLAQRERAAYLVSEATGWGLVPTTVLRDGPYGEGMVQHWIDAGEPPEAELLALVEGEEAGEGWKPVAFAEVGEGRTALLVHADDPRLRRLSVLDAVINNGDRKGGHLLPAPDGRLYGIDHGVTFHTEDKLRTLLWGWAGESLTDEARSALASLADQLADGGPLATRLAELITAVELDAVRARVAHLVRTGTHPKPSGQWPAIPWPPV
- a CDS encoding DUF3090 domain-containing protein, with protein sequence MPRQVFLYDPPDRFVAGTVGLPGRRTFFLQASSGPRVTSVSLEKTQVAALAERMDELLDEVVRRTGGNAPVPAVASTESPDTAPLDVPVEEEFRVGTMALAWDGEEQRMIVEAQALVELDADSEEDLAEAEERLLQDEENGPPMLRVRLSGSQARAFAKRALDVVNAGRPPCPLCSLPLDPEGHVCPRQNGYRRQA
- a CDS encoding histidine phosphatase family protein → MATLILVRHGRSTANTAGLLAGWTPGVALDERGAEQAAALPGRLAGVPLAAVVSSPLQRCRETLAPLLAARPELTEHTDDRIGECHYGDWSGRKLSELADEPLMKIVQQHPSAASFPGGESMRAMQARAVDAVREWDARIEEEHGGDAVFLMCSHGDIIKSLVADALGMHLDLFQRIHVDPCSVTAIRYTTTRPFVFRLGDTGDFGSLIPRASAETPQDPEADGNAVVGGGAGAA
- the corA gene encoding magnesium/cobalt transporter CorA, with protein sequence MPRVIVDCAMYRDGRRSQAPKDFSDALDEARAGGDAFVWVGMHEPTEKEFEHVSQEFGLHPLAVEDALGAHQRPKLEVYDDSLFVVLKPVMYDEATDTVTTGELMVFIGDSFVVTVRHGEGAALAAVRHRLEHEPDVLKHGPTAVLYAVSDAVVDHYIEVAAELQSDLEELEAEVFAPNVTDTKNTAARIYGFKRQVLEFRRATSPLLQPMDRLAFGSVPFVHDHAQPFFRDVADHLTKANEYIEGLDRLLSDALAAHLAQMGVRQNDDMRKISAWAAMAAVPTMVAGVYGMNFDHMWELHQRWGYPVLLVIMTVLCLGLHRMFKRRGWL
- a CDS encoding ferritin-like domain-containing protein produces the protein MLSARSLFQEIVDHDDSFQLFCSIAASGESQGGWENARIAALVPAGMRDLAPKITRHGADEDKHGRIFRALLRKRGLPAVPVPPETDYTMLLERRGIGLAHDKLRRDEPLTEEDIVVYLAHSRVTEQRAADQMVMLVKCFGDHPEIGNAIRMISNDEDNHLAYCHEELLRLAREGHARTIQRTLRTSALAEIGVYRDVSLAVMAHMGRILRWPAPKSAALAAGIRGMYAYERFSGWHRMIDLRLPERRDALGGEPVTAPEFA
- a CDS encoding LLM class F420-dependent oxidoreductase — protein: MRLGINLGYWGAGMDADNLAVAQEADRLGYDVCWAAEAYGSDAATVLAWVAAQTERIDVGSAIFQIPARQPAMTAMTAATLDSLTKGRFRLGLGVSGPQVSEGWYGVKFDKPLARTREYVEIVRKAMSRERLSYEGQHWTLPLPGGPGKPIKLTVHPEREHIPLYIAAIGPKNLEQTGEIADGALLIFPAAEHLEETALRHIRAGREKAGLTMDGFDVCPTVPLAIGADVGGLADMFRPYTALYVGGMGSAKQNFYNQLAQRMGYEKEAAEIQEKYLAGDKAGAAAAVPHSLIDSTTLLGSVERIADGMRAYAEAGVTTLTLAPAGFTLEERITALRAGTEALELAGLA